A stretch of the Lactuca sativa cultivar Salinas chromosome 9, Lsat_Salinas_v11, whole genome shotgun sequence genome encodes the following:
- the LOC111876115 gene encoding conserved oligomeric Golgi complex subunit 3 gives MTTTTTRTGVPNSEAVSRGYNFASTWEQNAPLTEQQHAAIIALSHAVVDRPFPSKLSQENISRENNGLSVSTKHGTVEESGEIDGVLVNTNQFYKWFTDLEAAMKSETEEKYQQYVSTLTERIQTCDSILQQVDETLDLFNELQMQHQVVATKTKTLHDACDRMVIEKQRLIEFAESLRNKLNYFDELENVATSFYSSNTNVASENFLPQLKKLDDCITYVENNPQYAESNVYLVKFRQLQSRALGMIRAHVLSVLKSSTSQVQTALKGSGGNKATVSEGVEASIIYVRFKAAASELKPVLEEIERRSSRKEYVQILSECHRIYCEQRLSLVKGIVSQRISEYSKKETLPSLTRSGCAYLMQVCQLEHQLFDHFFPSTSEDITSLAPLVDPLCTFLYDTLRPKLIHETNLDVLCELVDILKIEVIGEQLSRRSESLAGIRPTLDRILADIHERLTFRARTHIRDEIANYLPLDEDLDYPGKLEQSPEIKSDPTSIELSSDVVKTWYPPLEKTVSCLSKLYNCLEQAVFTGLAQEAVEVCSLSIQKASKLVAKRSSQMDGQLFLIKHLLILREQIAPFDIEFSVTHKELDFSHLLEHLRRILRGQTSLFDWSRSTSLARTLSPRVLESQIDAKKELEKNLKATCEEFIMSVTKLVVDPMLSFVTKVTAVRVALSSGGQNQKLESAMGKSLKEHAFASPDKVAEIVQKVNAGMQDELPRVMEKMKLYLQNPSTRTILFKPIKTNIIEAHEQVESLLKKEYSQEEIDNIKMVSIQELQAQLDNLI, from the exons ATGACTACTACTACCACCAGAACAGGCGTTCCAAATTCAGAAGCTGTTTCTAGAGGCTACAACTTCGCCTCTACGTGGGAACAG AATGCTCCCTTGACTGAGCAGCAACATGCGGCAATAATAGCACTCTCTCATGCAGTTGTGGATCGACCATTTCCTTCCAAATTG TCACAGGAAAATATATCCAGAGAGAATAATGGTTTATCTGTTTCAACAAAGCATGGCACTGTGGAAGAATCTGGTGAAATAGATGGTGTTTTGGTCAATACAAACCAG TTTTACAAGTGGTTTACAGATCTTGAAGCAGCAATGAAATCAGAG ACAGAAGAGAAGTATCAACAATATGTTAGCACCTTAACTGAAAGGATACAGACATGTGATAGTATTCTTCAGCAG GTGGATGAAACCCTTGATTTGTTCAATGAATTACAAATGCAACATCAAGTAGTTGCAACAAAGACCAAAACTCTTCATGATGCATGTGACCGAATG GTAATAGAGAAACAACGATTGATCGAGTTTGCAGAATCCCTTCgcaataaactcaattattttgatGAACTAGAGAAT GTTGCTACCAGCTTTTATTCTTCAAATACAAATGTTGCAAGTGAAAACTTTCTTCCACAACTTAAAAAACTCGATGATTGCATCAC GTATGTTGAAAATAATCCTCAGTATGCTGAATCCAATGTTTATCTGGTCAAATTTCGTCAACTTCAA TCTCGAGCCTTGGGGATGATACGTGCTCATGTTCTTTCTGTTCTCAAAAGTAGTACTTCTCAG gTTCAAACAGCACTCAAGGGTAGTGGTGGAAATAAAGCAACTGTTTCTGAGGGTGTTGAGGCATCTATCATATATGTCCGCTTCAAGGCAGCTGCAAGTGAG CTTAAACCAGTACTTGAAGAAATCGAAagaagatcttcaaggaaagaGTATGTTCAAATTCTTTCAGAATGTCACAGAATATACTGTGAACAACGCCTATCTTTG GTAAAAGGCATAGTATCTCAAAGGATTTCAGAATATTCCAAAAAGGAGACTTTACCTTCTTTAACCAGATCCGGATGTGCATACTTGATGCAG GTTTGCCAGCTGGAGCACCAACTGTTTGACCATTTCTTCCCATCAACTTCAGAAGATATAACAAGTCTGGCTCCTTTGGTAGATCCACT ATGTACTTTCTTGTATGATACACTGAGACCAAAGTTAATCCATGAAACAAATCTTGATGTTCTTTGTGAACTTGTGGATATTCTCAAAATAGAAGTTATAGGAGAACAACTGAGCAGAAGAAGTGAATCTTTGGCTGGAATTCGGCCCACATTAGACAGAATTTTAGCAGATATTCATGAAAGGTTAACCTTCCGTGCTCGAACACATATTCGTGATGAG ATAGCAAATTATCTCCCTTTGGATGAAGATCTGGATTACCCTGGAAAGCTGGAACAATCGCCTGAGATCAAATCAGATCCCACTTCT ATTGAACTGAGTTCAGATGTTGTCAAGACTTGGTACCCTCCACTGGAAAAAACCGTATCCTGTCTTTCAAAACTATATAACTGTCTGGAGCAAGCAGTTTTTACTGGCCTTGCACAG GAAGCTGTTGAGGTTTGCTCTTTATCCATCCAA AAAGCAAGCAAACTTGTTGCAAAAAGATCATCACAAATGGATGGACAACTTTTTCTCATCAAGCATCTTCTTATATTAAGAGAACAGATTGCACCTTTTGACATAGAATTCTCAGTCACACACAAGGAACTGGATTTCTCCCATTTGTTG GAGCATCTGAGACGAATCCTTAGAGGTCAAACCTCGTTATTTGattggtcaaggtcaacttctTTGGCAAGGACACTGTCGCCTCGAGTTTTGGAAAGTCAAATTGATGCAAAGAAG GaacttgagaaaaacctgaaaGCCACATGTGAAGAGTTTATCATGTCAGTCACTAAGCTAGTAGTAGACCCCATGCTATCCTTTGTTACAAAG GTGACAGCTGTCAGGGTGGCATTGTCATCAGGTGGTCAAAATCAAAAGTTAGAGTCAGCTATGGGAAAATCACTCAAGGAGCATGCGTTTGCTTCACCAGATAAGGTTGCTGAAATCGTGCAGAAG GTGAATGCAGGCATGCAGGATGAGCTGCCAAGAGTgatggagaaaatgaagctttatCTACAAAATCCATCGACACGTACAATACTTTTTAAACCAATCAA gaCGAATATCATAGAAGCTCATGAACAAGTAGAATCATTGCTGAAAAAGGAGTACTCTCAGGAGGAAATTGATAACATAAAGATGGTGTCCATTCAGGAACTTCAAGCACAGCTTGACAATCTTATATAG
- the LOC111879814 gene encoding uncharacterized protein LOC111879814 — protein sequence MSSGWRKSFGNVRSAFGNAMGGLRGGSNLASWVVAGTLAYFLWVKPAQELKREQEARAALAAASDRYRYVEKVKPVPDPQETGLIYGNKKKPKDLDK from the exons ATGAGTAGTGGTTGGAGAAAATCATTTGGGAATGTCCGATCGGCTTTCGGAAATGCAATGGGTGGTCTCCGTGGAGGAAGCAACCTAGCATCTTGGGTAGTGGCCGGAACCCTAGCCTATTTTCTATGGGTGAAGCCAGCACAAGAGCTCAAACGAGAGCAAGAA GCGAGGGCAGCACTTGCAGCAGCATCAGATCGTTATCGATATGTGGAGAAAGTAAAACCCGTACCCGATCCTCAG GAAACTGGGCTAATCTATGGTAACAAAAAGAAACCCAAAGATCTTGACAAGTGA